In the Larus michahellis chromosome 6, bLarMic1.1, whole genome shotgun sequence genome, one interval contains:
- the LOC141745273 gene encoding sentrin-specific protease 2-like isoform X1, whose protein sequence is MEREVVAALGKGEPEEILSSAFKLRVTRQDVHTLRKLCWLNDEVINFYMILVMERSKREGYPSVHAFSSFFYEKLASGGYKAVGRWTRRVDLFQRDIILVPINLRLHWTLAVIDTRKKTVKYYDSLGQGGDKICETLLKYLQEESREKRNMELNVSEWTVHSMEPHVSEHYLHLKCELELLVTKLLTLSHKARTLENSHKHLLLVPHWAASGPGNHAGMKSLRSASPCWLNTFFFFFFFFF, encoded by the exons atggagagagaggtcgttgccgcattaggcaaaggtgagccagaggaGATcctgagcagtgccttcaaactaagggtcacGCGCCAGGACGTCCACACCCTAAGGAAGCTTTGCTGGCTAAATGATgag gtcatcaATTTCTACATGATTCTTGTGATGGAAAGAAGTAAGAGGGAAGGATATCCATCAGTCCACGCTTTTAGTTCGTTCTTTTACGAAAAACTTGCTTCTGGGGGCTACAAAGctgtaggaagatggaccaggcgtGTGGATCTCTTCCAGAGGGACAtcatcttagtgcccattaacttgcgttTGCACTGGACACTAGCG GTCAtagacaccagaaagaagaccgTCAAATACTACGACTCCCTGGGACAAGGAGGGGACAAGATTTGTGAGActttgct caaatacctgcaagaggAGAGCcgtgaaaaaagaaacatggagCTGAATGTTTCGGAGTGGActgttcacagcatggagccacacgtaagcgaacactacttgcacttgaaatgtgaactagaactccttgtcacgaagctcttaacgctttctcataaggccaggactttagagaacagccataagcatctTCTTCTGGTCCCACATTGGGCTGCAAGTGGACCAGGAAACcatgctgggatgaaatctttgcgcagtgcctctccttgctggctgaatactttctttttttttttttttttttttttttaa
- the LOC141745273 gene encoding sentrin-specific protease 2-like isoform X2 — MEREVVAALGKGEPEEILSSAFKLRVTRQDVHTLRKLCWLNDEVINFYMILVMERSKREGYPSVHAFSSFFYEKLASGGYKAVGRWTRRVDLFQRDIILVPINLRLHWTLAVIDTRKKTVKYYDSLGQGGDKICETLLKYLQEESREKRNMELNVSEWTVHSMEPHEIPQQSNGSDCGVFTCKYADYICRDRPMTFTQTHMPYFRKKMVWEILHQELL, encoded by the exons atggagagagaggtcgttgccgcattaggcaaaggtgagccagaggaGATcctgagcagtgccttcaaactaagggtcacGCGCCAGGACGTCCACACCCTAAGGAAGCTTTGCTGGCTAAATGATgag gtcatcaATTTCTACATGATTCTTGTGATGGAAAGAAGTAAGAGGGAAGGATATCCATCAGTCCACGCTTTTAGTTCGTTCTTTTACGAAAAACTTGCTTCTGGGGGCTACAAAGctgtaggaagatggaccaggcgtGTGGATCTCTTCCAGAGGGACAtcatcttagtgcccattaacttgcgttTGCACTGGACACTAGCG GTCAtagacaccagaaagaagaccgTCAAATACTACGACTCCCTGGGACAAGGAGGGGACAAGATTTGTGAGActttgct caaatacctgcaagaggAGAGCcgtgaaaaaagaaacatggagCTGAATGTTTCGGAGTGGActgttcacagcatggagccacac gaaatccctcagcaatcgaatggaagcgactgcggcgttttcacctgcaaatacgcagattacatctgcagagacagaccgatgacctttacacag acccacatgccttacttccgtaAGAAGATGGtctgggaaatactccatcaggAGCTGCTGTGA